Proteins co-encoded in one Clarias gariepinus isolate MV-2021 ecotype Netherlands chromosome 13, CGAR_prim_01v2, whole genome shotgun sequence genomic window:
- the rlf gene encoding zinc finger protein Rlf isoform X1 yields MADESADGDLEQSGRGWADEDTFYAMESLQATLQHFEAVLRQQDISEASSSEYCDNFCQALMHYAGSRNSAEHGLTLLEVYCLSINCFASARPHLTANLSSVALVLKRLALSCFELLLSVPQNEIPFEAWLQFHGCVQAAHEAMLEYGSTDLQALVQITGEGGAWSNPALVALLTEQPTEADELNAYLGLEGGDFLEMRIKHLEKVGEVQKALILTKACGNCSLLPNQSTFRQTYVTQLCRQLPSEDAMQEISALDGKDVLDIICNMETEGDENTAFILCTTYLTQQLQKGNLYCSWELTLFWSKLQRRLDGSLESFLERCLQFGAIAKTVYHLLFLIRVIQTEVMHLGLAVSVELCVKALQLPRQEYPETKTTVCETVACLLMEDLEILRACQLTEFFLSPSPEIFSALEDLYKLPDQKYAEEKAVIPNSLRCELLLALKAHWPCDPEFWDWKTLKCYCMKLLGLEPEEEDSPVSEPVLSVPTEANEEEEHVNEDKLEDAERSNSEERSEHDQKDEGLLQQKSSKVILWSSERSKRWLQYKVRCEICQKEVIETRLSHHARKHVENGTWTCPVCLQKCGSKEEFGSHSKAHLQMPAYHLKRKKVKNKMKCEQAVDVDSKDLEPGEISLDTSSGLFTEPPAAVPDKEADDDYITFDYINTHYMLQDREVYACPATDCLKNFKLYKYLGVHLKNDHDDTDPNVKHYIEMNNRREKCMFCRRTFMTAYHNQKHRSVHYGDCPYVCVVAGCNARFETVNKLITHKHMHSFRLSYHCELKGCSLSFCDLGQLFHHEAQHFRDAAYTCTSPGCKKFYYSRQEFLKHTDTHGITFTEKDFETQRKARRKLMLPVLKEEDGTKGSFGSKGQGLNGEATNSSSSLSSQHLEGKDSKSLPTSVAVCFDGKTFTCGLEKCGRTFEKARDIQRHLKIVHPRQLKKENKVCKTAENEKHLMAAKAVKDQDKGPTKESSQEEQATDSVPCDQGTSPPSSHVHHTQLSGTLTEIVLGLNQLSLNSTTSKKANHSSHASASKVPQVACPKTVNTILQTKATAVKTELGSHQAAADLQRQQLNSPPPQPESPQTSVKDPTLNGIKPFTCEVEGCVYGSVTSNALMRHYVRKHEYSDEKVKRMDIFNPHKFRPFKCHLCCKGYKEKKELKAHYIQKHELSKDTAEEILCSFAGKVDDSQSSPLKTKEVKIEKKDELIGKNLLLSEEHCVCKDNTERSNGKIMTEHRSLRGKQMSSSSQEGTSKDKTDVSSDAASVNRRVSQRLMTKVKEDEDKPYCCLHKGCSAGFTRKFNLLRHLQAVHYHRSSVCWQKAFTCKHDGCNKRFIHQRSLNRHYRKVHPVSEDPIPRFKCTFPKCNATYHLKSSLIRHNNQTHQAQALPKSAAPSSVCKFKDVYKRYDNSGPLVVRLQSTHKRESSNSGCQKKLIITPSAQSLKVSKRPSLRCSPKAEQNVEHNKKNPEEEAGNKCVKPKTWGKFVFRTPEEALQMCQDRCFSEAFPCMVQSCNSVVTSKRSLYRHYLQCHKMLHIKVKTNRDTLFYTAEQLEELIQKKSTVSALPDSDRAPNGVLKMEYQAKPENSAAPCLPMSLHSVKSEQTNQEASSSRRSLSKCSVMIGADDMLYGESNGHAESLTEEDRRHTDSPAPPLVPPPPLDLSPPSTLRINVNNASLDPLNRDSKAVSVPATIYIHTNASVTRQPLRGKNSELAEPLPSSPHQLAQKDTMVPSLGQRAFDMGAYKPLGFESSFLKFIKETEEKSQFDPLRTVLNPCYKPDASRRRGSFRHNYSVKENNLRRSGISHTRMSHLSPLKSLLSTEECSSIQNLRFILERALMGCGDQAIKQLQFLKPVVVLERPKSSASLLDLLPSETQA; encoded by the exons GCTCTCATGCACTACGCCGGGAGTCGGAATTCGGCAGAGCACGGACTGACGCTGCTGGAAGTCTACTGTCTCTCCATCAACTGCTTTGCATCAGCGAGGCCGCACCTGACGGCCAATTTGTCCAGCGTGGCCCTCGTACTAAAGAGACTCGCACT GAGCTGCTTTGAGTTGCTTCTGTCCGTACCTCAGAATGAGATCCCGTTCGAAGCCTGGCTGCAGTTTCATGGCTGTGTTCAG GCGGCGCATGAAGCCATGCTGGAGTACGGGAGCACAGACTTACAAGCGCTGGTGCAGATCACTGGAGAGGGCGGGGCATGGAGTAACCCCGCCCTGGTCGCACTCCTTACCGAGCAGCCCACAGAAGCAGATGAAT TGAATGCCTACCTGGGTCTGGAAGGAGGGGACTTTCTTGAGATGAGGATCAAGCATCTGGAGAAAGTAGGAGAGGTTCAGAAGGCTCTGATCCTGACTAAAGCCTGCGGCAACTGCAGCCTTTTGCCCAATCAGTCCACTTTTCGCCAAACTTATGTCACACAGCTCTGTCGGCAACTACCCAGCGAGGACGCCATGCAGGAG ATTTCTGCATTAGATGGGAAGGATGTTTTGGACATCATTTGCAACATGGAGACGGAAGGTGACGAGAACACGGCCTTCATCCTTTGCACCACTTACTTGACGCAGCAGCTGCAGAAAGGGAACCTTTACTGTTCCTg ggAGTTGACACTGTTTTGGAGTAAGCTGCAGAGGAGGCTTGATGGTTCTCTTGAATCATTCCTAGAACGCTGCCTTCAGTTTGGGGCCATAGCAAAGACTGTTTATCATCTTctctttctgattcgagtgatTCAGACTGAG GTAATGCACCTTGGTCTGGCAGTTTCTGTTGAACTTTGCGTAAAGGCCCTTCAGCTTCCAAGGCAAGAGTATCCAGAAACCAAAACCACTGTGTGCGAAACTGTGGCCTGTCTCCTCATGGAAGATTTAGAGATCCTGCGAGCATGCCAGCTCACAGAGTTCTTTTTAAGTCCCTCCCCAGAGATTTTTTCAGCGCTTGAAGATCTTTACAAGCTTCCGGATCAGAAGTATGCTGAAGAGAAGGCCGTAATCCCAAATTCGTTACGCTGTGAACTTCTGCTTGCGCTCAAGGCCCACTGGCCGTGTGACCCGGAGTTCTGGGACTGGAAGACACTAAAGTGCTACTGTATGAAGTTGCTTGGACTGGAACCTGAAGAAGAAGACAGTCCAGTGTCTGAGCCTGTTCTTAGTGTGCCAACTGAGGCAAACGAAGAGGAAGAACATGTTAACGAAGATAAGCTCGAGGATGCAGAACGCAGCAATTCTGAAGAGAGGAGTGAGCATGACCAGAAAGATGAAGGGCTATTGCAACAAAAAAGCTCAAAAGTGATTCTCTGGTCTTCAGAAAGATCCAAAAGGTGGCTTCAATACAAAGTACGTTGTGAGATATGCCAGAAGGAGGTGATCGAAACACGGTTGTCTCATCATGCCAGGAAGCACGTGGAGAATGGCACGTGGACGTGTCCTGTGTGTCTGCAAAAATGTGGTAGCAAAGAGGAGTTTGGGTCACATTCCAAAGCACACCTCCAGATGCCCGCATATCatctgaaaagaaagaaagttaaaaataagaTGAAATGTGAACAGGCGGTGGATGTTGATTCAAAAGACTTGGAACCTGGTGAGATAAGTTTGGACACATCCTCTGGTCTTTTCACGGAGCCACCTGCCGCTGTGCCTGATAAGGAAGCAGACGATGATTACATCACATTTGATTACATAAATACGCACTATATGTTACAGGATCGTGAGGTTTATGCTTGTCCCGCCACTGACTGTTTGAAAAACTTCAAACTTTACAAGTACTTAGGTGTTCATCTAAAGAACGATCACGATGATACAGACCCGAATGTCAAACATTACATCGAGATGAATAATCGTAGAGAGAAGTGCATGTTCTGTCGGAGAACGTTTATGACGGCCTATCATAACCAGAAGCACCGGAGCGTACATTATGGAGACTGTCCTTACGTGTGCGTAGTTGCTGGTTGCAATGCGCGTTTCGAAACAGTCAACAAACTCATCACGCACAAGCACATGCATAGTTTTCGGCTGTCCTACCACTGCGAACTGAAAGGTTGTAGCCTCTCCTTCTGTGACTTGGGTCAGCTATTCCACCATGAGGCTCAGCACTTCCGAGATGCCGCGTACACCTGCACCAGCCCAGGCTGCAAGAAGTTTTACTACTCTCGTCAGGAATTTCTgaaacacacagacacccaTGGCATCACCTTCACAGAAAAGGACTTTGAGACCCAGAGGAAAGCGAGAAGGAAACTTATGCTGCCTGTTTTAAAGGAGGAGGATGGTACGAAAGGATCCTTTGGATCGAAGGGGCAAGGTTTAAATGGTGAGGCAAcaaactcatcatcatcattgtcatcaCAGCACTTGGAAGGCAAAGACTCCAAGAGTTTACCGACTTCTGTAGCTGTGTGTTTTGATGGTAAAACATTTACTTGTGGCTTGGAGAAATGTGGCAGGACATTCGAAAAAGCCAGAGATATTCAAAGGCACTTAAAAATTGTACATCCCAGGcagcttaaaaaagaaaacaaagtatGCAAAACAGCTGAAAATGAAAAGCATTTAATGGCGGCCAAAGCTGTAAAAGATCAAGATAAAGGTCCTACAAAAGAATCTAGTCAAGAGGAACAGGCTACAGATTCTGTTCCATGTGATCAAGGAACTTCACCACCCAGTAGTCATGTGCATCACACTCAACTGTCCGGCACATTGACTGAAATTGTGCTTGGGCTTAATCAATTAAGTCTTAATTCTACCACCTCCAAAAAAGCAAATCATAGTTCACATGCGTCAGCATCTAAAGTGCCACAAGTGGCCTGCCCTAAAACTGTGAACACTATATTGCAAACCAAAGCAACGGCAGTTAAAACGGAGTTAGGATCTCATCAAGCGGCTGCTGATTTGCAGAGGCAGCAATTAAATTCTCCGCCACCTCAGCCGGAATCGCCCCAGACGTCCGTTAAGGATCCCACTTTGAACGGCATCAAACCTTTcacttgtgaagtggaaggcTGCGTCTATGGGAGTGTGACTAGTAATGCTTTAATGAGGCACTATGTCAGAAAGCATGAGTATTCCGACGAGAAGGTGAAACGAATGGACATTTTTAACCCTCATAAGTTCAGACCTTTCAAATGCCACCTCTGCTGTAAGGGttacaaagaaaagaaagagttgAAAGCCCATTATATTCAGAAACATGAGCTGAGCAAGGATACGGCCGAGGAAATTCTGTGCTCTTTTGCAGGGAAAGTGGATGATTCTCAATCCTCTCCTCTAAAGACAAAGGAGGTCAAGATCGAAAAAAAAGATGAGCTTATTGGGAAGAACCTGCTTCTAAGTGaagaacactgtgtgtgtaaagacaACACAGAAAGAAGCAATGGCAAAATTATGACCGAACACAGAAGTCTGAGGGGTAAGCAGATGTCGTCATCATCCCAAGAAGGCACTTCTAAGGATAAAACAGATGTTAGTAGTGATGCAGCCTCAGTGAACAGAAGGGTTAGTCAACGTCTGATGACTAAAGTGAAGGAAGATGAAGACAAACCCTATTGTTGTTTACATAAAGGCTGTAGCGCTGGCTTCACTAGGAAGTTCAACCTTCTGCGCCACCTACAGGCTGTGCATTACCACCGTTCCAGTGTTTGTTGGCAAAAGGCTTTCACTTGTAAACATGATGGATGTAACAAGCGGTTTATTCATCAACGCAGTCTAAACAGACACTACCGTAAGGTCCATCCAGTATCCGAGGATCCCATTCCGAGGTTCAAGTGTACCTTTCCCAAGTGCAATGCAACCTACCACCTGAAGAGCAGCCTTATCCGCCACAATAATCAAACACACCAGGCTCAGGCTCTGCCGAAGTCCGCGGCTCCATCTTCAGTCTGCAAGTTCAAAGACGTCTACAAACGCTACGACAACTCAGGTCCCCTTGTGGTGCGTCTACAAAGTACGCACAAGCGAGAAAGTTCCAATAGTGGCTGCCAAAAAAAACTCATCATCACACCTAGTGCTCAGTCTCTAAAAGTCTCCAAAAGGCCATCTTTAAGATGCTCTCCTAAAGCCGAACAGAATGTcgaacacaacaaaaaaaacccagaggAGGAGGCGGGTAACAAATGTGTAAAACCAAAGACATGGGGCAAGTTTGTGTTCCGTACACCTGAGGAGGCTTTGCAGATGTGCCAAGACCGCTGCTTTTCTGAGGCTTTTCCGTGCATGGTACAGAGCTGCAATTCTGTGGTAACCAGCAAGCGCAGCCTGTACCGACATTACCTACAATGTCACAAAATGCTACACATCAAAGTAAAGACAAATAGAGACACCCTTTTTTATACTGCTGAACAACTAGAAGAACTGATACAAAAGAAGTCCACTGTATCCGCTTTGCCAGATTCAGACAGGGCTCCCAATGGGGTCCTGAAAATGGAGTATCAAGCCAAGCCTGAGAACTCTGCAGCACCGTGCCTTCCCATGAGCCTCCATTCTGTCAAATCCGAGCAAACGAATCAAGAGGCGTCTTCCTCAAGGCGGTCCCTTTCTAAATGCAGCGTAATGATTGGTGCGGATGATATGCTATATGGGGAGTCTAATGGCCATGCAGAGAGCCTAACTGAGGAGGACCGAAGACATACAGACTCTCCTGCGCCTCCTCTTGTGCCCCCTCCACCTCTTGATCTTTCTCCACCGTCTACTCTTAGAATAAACGTCAACAATGCTTCACTGGATCCTTTAAACCGAGACAGCAAGGCTGTTAGTGTTCCTGCTACCATCTATATACATACGAATGCTTCTGTGACACGTCAGCCTCTAAGAGGGAAGAATTCAGAACTCGCTGAACCGTTGCCCTCCTCACCTCATCAACTGGCTCAAAAAGACACCATGGTACCCAGTCTAGGGCAACGGGCATTCGACATGGGGGCTTACAAACCATTGGGTTTTGAGTCctcttttttaaagtttataaagGAGACTGAAGAGAAATCTCAGTTCGACCCCCTGCGGACAGTCTTAAACCCTTGCTATAAACCCGACGCTTCCCGTCGACGTGGTTCCTTCCGACACAACTACTCTGTCAAGGAGAATAACTTAAGACGGTCCGGCATCAGTCACACTCGGATGTCTCATTTGTCCCCCTTAAAGTCCCTGCTTTCCACAGAAGAATGTAGTTCTATCCAAAACCTGCGTTTTATCTTGGAAAGAGCCTTAATGGGTTGTGGTGACCAGGCAATAAAGCAGCTTCAGTTCCTCAAGCCTGTAGTGGTCCTGGAAAGACCCAAGTCATCCGCTTCCCTGCTTGATCTTCTGCCCTCTGAAACACAAGCATAA
- the rlf gene encoding zinc finger protein Rlf isoform X2: protein MLLCSALTRSCFELLLSVPQNEIPFEAWLQFHGCVQAAHEAMLEYGSTDLQALVQITGEGGAWSNPALVALLTEQPTEADELNAYLGLEGGDFLEMRIKHLEKVGEVQKALILTKACGNCSLLPNQSTFRQTYVTQLCRQLPSEDAMQEISALDGKDVLDIICNMETEGDENTAFILCTTYLTQQLQKGNLYCSWELTLFWSKLQRRLDGSLESFLERCLQFGAIAKTVYHLLFLIRVIQTEVMHLGLAVSVELCVKALQLPRQEYPETKTTVCETVACLLMEDLEILRACQLTEFFLSPSPEIFSALEDLYKLPDQKYAEEKAVIPNSLRCELLLALKAHWPCDPEFWDWKTLKCYCMKLLGLEPEEEDSPVSEPVLSVPTEANEEEEHVNEDKLEDAERSNSEERSEHDQKDEGLLQQKSSKVILWSSERSKRWLQYKVRCEICQKEVIETRLSHHARKHVENGTWTCPVCLQKCGSKEEFGSHSKAHLQMPAYHLKRKKVKNKMKCEQAVDVDSKDLEPGEISLDTSSGLFTEPPAAVPDKEADDDYITFDYINTHYMLQDREVYACPATDCLKNFKLYKYLGVHLKNDHDDTDPNVKHYIEMNNRREKCMFCRRTFMTAYHNQKHRSVHYGDCPYVCVVAGCNARFETVNKLITHKHMHSFRLSYHCELKGCSLSFCDLGQLFHHEAQHFRDAAYTCTSPGCKKFYYSRQEFLKHTDTHGITFTEKDFETQRKARRKLMLPVLKEEDGTKGSFGSKGQGLNGEATNSSSSLSSQHLEGKDSKSLPTSVAVCFDGKTFTCGLEKCGRTFEKARDIQRHLKIVHPRQLKKENKVCKTAENEKHLMAAKAVKDQDKGPTKESSQEEQATDSVPCDQGTSPPSSHVHHTQLSGTLTEIVLGLNQLSLNSTTSKKANHSSHASASKVPQVACPKTVNTILQTKATAVKTELGSHQAAADLQRQQLNSPPPQPESPQTSVKDPTLNGIKPFTCEVEGCVYGSVTSNALMRHYVRKHEYSDEKVKRMDIFNPHKFRPFKCHLCCKGYKEKKELKAHYIQKHELSKDTAEEILCSFAGKVDDSQSSPLKTKEVKIEKKDELIGKNLLLSEEHCVCKDNTERSNGKIMTEHRSLRGKQMSSSSQEGTSKDKTDVSSDAASVNRRVSQRLMTKVKEDEDKPYCCLHKGCSAGFTRKFNLLRHLQAVHYHRSSVCWQKAFTCKHDGCNKRFIHQRSLNRHYRKVHPVSEDPIPRFKCTFPKCNATYHLKSSLIRHNNQTHQAQALPKSAAPSSVCKFKDVYKRYDNSGPLVVRLQSTHKRESSNSGCQKKLIITPSAQSLKVSKRPSLRCSPKAEQNVEHNKKNPEEEAGNKCVKPKTWGKFVFRTPEEALQMCQDRCFSEAFPCMVQSCNSVVTSKRSLYRHYLQCHKMLHIKVKTNRDTLFYTAEQLEELIQKKSTVSALPDSDRAPNGVLKMEYQAKPENSAAPCLPMSLHSVKSEQTNQEASSSRRSLSKCSVMIGADDMLYGESNGHAESLTEEDRRHTDSPAPPLVPPPPLDLSPPSTLRINVNNASLDPLNRDSKAVSVPATIYIHTNASVTRQPLRGKNSELAEPLPSSPHQLAQKDTMVPSLGQRAFDMGAYKPLGFESSFLKFIKETEEKSQFDPLRTVLNPCYKPDASRRRGSFRHNYSVKENNLRRSGISHTRMSHLSPLKSLLSTEECSSIQNLRFILERALMGCGDQAIKQLQFLKPVVVLERPKSSASLLDLLPSETQA, encoded by the exons ATGCTGCTCTGTTCTGCTTTAACTAGGAGCTGCTTTGAGTTGCTTCTGTCCGTACCTCAGAATGAGATCCCGTTCGAAGCCTGGCTGCAGTTTCATGGCTGTGTTCAG GCGGCGCATGAAGCCATGCTGGAGTACGGGAGCACAGACTTACAAGCGCTGGTGCAGATCACTGGAGAGGGCGGGGCATGGAGTAACCCCGCCCTGGTCGCACTCCTTACCGAGCAGCCCACAGAAGCAGATGAAT TGAATGCCTACCTGGGTCTGGAAGGAGGGGACTTTCTTGAGATGAGGATCAAGCATCTGGAGAAAGTAGGAGAGGTTCAGAAGGCTCTGATCCTGACTAAAGCCTGCGGCAACTGCAGCCTTTTGCCCAATCAGTCCACTTTTCGCCAAACTTATGTCACACAGCTCTGTCGGCAACTACCCAGCGAGGACGCCATGCAGGAG ATTTCTGCATTAGATGGGAAGGATGTTTTGGACATCATTTGCAACATGGAGACGGAAGGTGACGAGAACACGGCCTTCATCCTTTGCACCACTTACTTGACGCAGCAGCTGCAGAAAGGGAACCTTTACTGTTCCTg ggAGTTGACACTGTTTTGGAGTAAGCTGCAGAGGAGGCTTGATGGTTCTCTTGAATCATTCCTAGAACGCTGCCTTCAGTTTGGGGCCATAGCAAAGACTGTTTATCATCTTctctttctgattcgagtgatTCAGACTGAG GTAATGCACCTTGGTCTGGCAGTTTCTGTTGAACTTTGCGTAAAGGCCCTTCAGCTTCCAAGGCAAGAGTATCCAGAAACCAAAACCACTGTGTGCGAAACTGTGGCCTGTCTCCTCATGGAAGATTTAGAGATCCTGCGAGCATGCCAGCTCACAGAGTTCTTTTTAAGTCCCTCCCCAGAGATTTTTTCAGCGCTTGAAGATCTTTACAAGCTTCCGGATCAGAAGTATGCTGAAGAGAAGGCCGTAATCCCAAATTCGTTACGCTGTGAACTTCTGCTTGCGCTCAAGGCCCACTGGCCGTGTGACCCGGAGTTCTGGGACTGGAAGACACTAAAGTGCTACTGTATGAAGTTGCTTGGACTGGAACCTGAAGAAGAAGACAGTCCAGTGTCTGAGCCTGTTCTTAGTGTGCCAACTGAGGCAAACGAAGAGGAAGAACATGTTAACGAAGATAAGCTCGAGGATGCAGAACGCAGCAATTCTGAAGAGAGGAGTGAGCATGACCAGAAAGATGAAGGGCTATTGCAACAAAAAAGCTCAAAAGTGATTCTCTGGTCTTCAGAAAGATCCAAAAGGTGGCTTCAATACAAAGTACGTTGTGAGATATGCCAGAAGGAGGTGATCGAAACACGGTTGTCTCATCATGCCAGGAAGCACGTGGAGAATGGCACGTGGACGTGTCCTGTGTGTCTGCAAAAATGTGGTAGCAAAGAGGAGTTTGGGTCACATTCCAAAGCACACCTCCAGATGCCCGCATATCatctgaaaagaaagaaagttaaaaataagaTGAAATGTGAACAGGCGGTGGATGTTGATTCAAAAGACTTGGAACCTGGTGAGATAAGTTTGGACACATCCTCTGGTCTTTTCACGGAGCCACCTGCCGCTGTGCCTGATAAGGAAGCAGACGATGATTACATCACATTTGATTACATAAATACGCACTATATGTTACAGGATCGTGAGGTTTATGCTTGTCCCGCCACTGACTGTTTGAAAAACTTCAAACTTTACAAGTACTTAGGTGTTCATCTAAAGAACGATCACGATGATACAGACCCGAATGTCAAACATTACATCGAGATGAATAATCGTAGAGAGAAGTGCATGTTCTGTCGGAGAACGTTTATGACGGCCTATCATAACCAGAAGCACCGGAGCGTACATTATGGAGACTGTCCTTACGTGTGCGTAGTTGCTGGTTGCAATGCGCGTTTCGAAACAGTCAACAAACTCATCACGCACAAGCACATGCATAGTTTTCGGCTGTCCTACCACTGCGAACTGAAAGGTTGTAGCCTCTCCTTCTGTGACTTGGGTCAGCTATTCCACCATGAGGCTCAGCACTTCCGAGATGCCGCGTACACCTGCACCAGCCCAGGCTGCAAGAAGTTTTACTACTCTCGTCAGGAATTTCTgaaacacacagacacccaTGGCATCACCTTCACAGAAAAGGACTTTGAGACCCAGAGGAAAGCGAGAAGGAAACTTATGCTGCCTGTTTTAAAGGAGGAGGATGGTACGAAAGGATCCTTTGGATCGAAGGGGCAAGGTTTAAATGGTGAGGCAAcaaactcatcatcatcattgtcatcaCAGCACTTGGAAGGCAAAGACTCCAAGAGTTTACCGACTTCTGTAGCTGTGTGTTTTGATGGTAAAACATTTACTTGTGGCTTGGAGAAATGTGGCAGGACATTCGAAAAAGCCAGAGATATTCAAAGGCACTTAAAAATTGTACATCCCAGGcagcttaaaaaagaaaacaaagtatGCAAAACAGCTGAAAATGAAAAGCATTTAATGGCGGCCAAAGCTGTAAAAGATCAAGATAAAGGTCCTACAAAAGAATCTAGTCAAGAGGAACAGGCTACAGATTCTGTTCCATGTGATCAAGGAACTTCACCACCCAGTAGTCATGTGCATCACACTCAACTGTCCGGCACATTGACTGAAATTGTGCTTGGGCTTAATCAATTAAGTCTTAATTCTACCACCTCCAAAAAAGCAAATCATAGTTCACATGCGTCAGCATCTAAAGTGCCACAAGTGGCCTGCCCTAAAACTGTGAACACTATATTGCAAACCAAAGCAACGGCAGTTAAAACGGAGTTAGGATCTCATCAAGCGGCTGCTGATTTGCAGAGGCAGCAATTAAATTCTCCGCCACCTCAGCCGGAATCGCCCCAGACGTCCGTTAAGGATCCCACTTTGAACGGCATCAAACCTTTcacttgtgaagtggaaggcTGCGTCTATGGGAGTGTGACTAGTAATGCTTTAATGAGGCACTATGTCAGAAAGCATGAGTATTCCGACGAGAAGGTGAAACGAATGGACATTTTTAACCCTCATAAGTTCAGACCTTTCAAATGCCACCTCTGCTGTAAGGGttacaaagaaaagaaagagttgAAAGCCCATTATATTCAGAAACATGAGCTGAGCAAGGATACGGCCGAGGAAATTCTGTGCTCTTTTGCAGGGAAAGTGGATGATTCTCAATCCTCTCCTCTAAAGACAAAGGAGGTCAAGATCGAAAAAAAAGATGAGCTTATTGGGAAGAACCTGCTTCTAAGTGaagaacactgtgtgtgtaaagacaACACAGAAAGAAGCAATGGCAAAATTATGACCGAACACAGAAGTCTGAGGGGTAAGCAGATGTCGTCATCATCCCAAGAAGGCACTTCTAAGGATAAAACAGATGTTAGTAGTGATGCAGCCTCAGTGAACAGAAGGGTTAGTCAACGTCTGATGACTAAAGTGAAGGAAGATGAAGACAAACCCTATTGTTGTTTACATAAAGGCTGTAGCGCTGGCTTCACTAGGAAGTTCAACCTTCTGCGCCACCTACAGGCTGTGCATTACCACCGTTCCAGTGTTTGTTGGCAAAAGGCTTTCACTTGTAAACATGATGGATGTAACAAGCGGTTTATTCATCAACGCAGTCTAAACAGACACTACCGTAAGGTCCATCCAGTATCCGAGGATCCCATTCCGAGGTTCAAGTGTACCTTTCCCAAGTGCAATGCAACCTACCACCTGAAGAGCAGCCTTATCCGCCACAATAATCAAACACACCAGGCTCAGGCTCTGCCGAAGTCCGCGGCTCCATCTTCAGTCTGCAAGTTCAAAGACGTCTACAAACGCTACGACAACTCAGGTCCCCTTGTGGTGCGTCTACAAAGTACGCACAAGCGAGAAAGTTCCAATAGTGGCTGCCAAAAAAAACTCATCATCACACCTAGTGCTCAGTCTCTAAAAGTCTCCAAAAGGCCATCTTTAAGATGCTCTCCTAAAGCCGAACAGAATGTcgaacacaacaaaaaaaacccagaggAGGAGGCGGGTAACAAATGTGTAAAACCAAAGACATGGGGCAAGTTTGTGTTCCGTACACCTGAGGAGGCTTTGCAGATGTGCCAAGACCGCTGCTTTTCTGAGGCTTTTCCGTGCATGGTACAGAGCTGCAATTCTGTGGTAACCAGCAAGCGCAGCCTGTACCGACATTACCTACAATGTCACAAAATGCTACACATCAAAGTAAAGACAAATAGAGACACCCTTTTTTATACTGCTGAACAACTAGAAGAACTGATACAAAAGAAGTCCACTGTATCCGCTTTGCCAGATTCAGACAGGGCTCCCAATGGGGTCCTGAAAATGGAGTATCAAGCCAAGCCTGAGAACTCTGCAGCACCGTGCCTTCCCATGAGCCTCCATTCTGTCAAATCCGAGCAAACGAATCAAGAGGCGTCTTCCTCAAGGCGGTCCCTTTCTAAATGCAGCGTAATGATTGGTGCGGATGATATGCTATATGGGGAGTCTAATGGCCATGCAGAGAGCCTAACTGAGGAGGACCGAAGACATACAGACTCTCCTGCGCCTCCTCTTGTGCCCCCTCCACCTCTTGATCTTTCTCCACCGTCTACTCTTAGAATAAACGTCAACAATGCTTCACTGGATCCTTTAAACCGAGACAGCAAGGCTGTTAGTGTTCCTGCTACCATCTATATACATACGAATGCTTCTGTGACACGTCAGCCTCTAAGAGGGAAGAATTCAGAACTCGCTGAACCGTTGCCCTCCTCACCTCATCAACTGGCTCAAAAAGACACCATGGTACCCAGTCTAGGGCAACGGGCATTCGACATGGGGGCTTACAAACCATTGGGTTTTGAGTCctcttttttaaagtttataaagGAGACTGAAGAGAAATCTCAGTTCGACCCCCTGCGGACAGTCTTAAACCCTTGCTATAAACCCGACGCTTCCCGTCGACGTGGTTCCTTCCGACACAACTACTCTGTCAAGGAGAATAACTTAAGACGGTCCGGCATCAGTCACACTCGGATGTCTCATTTGTCCCCCTTAAAGTCCCTGCTTTCCACAGAAGAATGTAGTTCTATCCAAAACCTGCGTTTTATCTTGGAAAGAGCCTTAATGGGTTGTGGTGACCAGGCAATAAAGCAGCTTCAGTTCCTCAAGCCTGTAGTGGTCCTGGAAAGACCCAAGTCATCCGCTTCCCTGCTTGATCTTCTGCCCTCTGAAACACAAGCATAA